A window of the Schlesneria paludicola DSM 18645 genome harbors these coding sequences:
- a CDS encoding protein kinase domain-containing protein, translating to MDAGIGLDSRQSLSDILSGGTSVSSQGALRFLQALTRQVVELHAKGDLHLGISTASIMVSVKGIELGPRSDSVSTGNLHDLLHWPIEQLHRLPRTLPTEHSSARAALKVAGISADPRSFDLLALGNVFCQMLTAQTAMAYLRSLKVKSLVPSELRPLLEQLLEADGRSQFDSASSLLASLDRLCETRHDASTASRDQPGTQFGVMGDTPRTGTFLHGPSEAVGDVSVRPTARLNPAHRDDDLPFRQLGHFEVHARLGHGGMGDVYRGYDRSLDRTVAIKVLPPELARQRDFVRRFQAEATAAARLIHPNIIQIYFIGEDLGHHYFAMQYVDGMSLATWLNDKKKLYVKTSVTLVEQILLALERAHSLGFVHRDIKPSNILIDGTGQRALLADFGLVKLIDGSHNDITATGVVLGTVDYLSPEAGRGHDIDSRSDLYSLGVLMYRILSGQLPFQASNATALIFKHVYETPRSLSDIAPHVPEELTTIVTRLLQKNPAERYQSAREVLTDLQAFREQRPLPFAFATRMRSLLNDDELSDLDILLADNVTKISSLFPLVETMNPAAGPPWQHWWQQLRGKFQSTSPQAVSELLSWQAQLRSAMAAYETRRDALENLVTDATTARNELAAVVDKTQGMPEEPAIRSQLAAQDERVANIQAAIAKIQAHYRRLVKLQHPFDVRLNAANARSKPGGWLGRHRSPISVAALVVVGISALLIVNLFKARPLPKTSGNPSQFPAIYDTVTQRRLITDEPTTPPQPPPPSVPELDPPLERGDQATIAQQIGKPVDYTNSIGMKLKLIPPGEFIMGSQPSDYYRQPDEQPSRRVRLTKEFWLGTYEVTKQQFTSIMGENPAPAEQSDFAADNIAWFDANNFCEALSARPEEVSAGMSYRLPTEAEWEYACRAGTSTIVFWDGDLPDISQYVWNGQMTRGGSKRPNKWGLFDMQGNVTEWCSDWYSIDTYAAGKTLDPIGPLQGTSKVHRGSTRDSPPRNSRSAARSKYSPNDRDPTFGFRVVGTMKAATR from the coding sequence ATGGATGCGGGGATCGGGCTGGATTCTCGACAGTCGCTGTCTGACATCTTGTCAGGTGGCACATCGGTTTCATCACAGGGCGCGTTGCGGTTCCTTCAGGCTCTGACCCGCCAGGTCGTCGAGCTGCACGCAAAGGGTGACCTGCATCTCGGAATCTCCACGGCCTCGATCATGGTCAGTGTCAAAGGAATCGAACTTGGCCCGCGGAGTGACAGCGTCTCGACGGGAAATTTGCACGACCTTCTCCATTGGCCCATCGAGCAATTGCATCGATTGCCACGGACGCTGCCCACCGAGCATTCATCGGCCCGCGCAGCACTGAAAGTGGCAGGGATTTCAGCCGATCCCCGATCGTTCGACCTGCTCGCGCTGGGAAATGTCTTCTGCCAAATGCTCACAGCCCAGACTGCGATGGCCTACCTCAGGAGCCTCAAAGTCAAGTCGCTCGTTCCTTCCGAACTCCGCCCCTTGCTGGAGCAACTGCTCGAGGCAGACGGACGATCCCAATTCGACTCGGCATCGTCGCTGCTCGCGTCCTTGGACCGCCTGTGCGAAACACGGCACGACGCCTCGACCGCGAGCCGCGATCAACCGGGCACACAATTCGGTGTGATGGGAGACACGCCACGGACAGGAACGTTCTTACATGGACCAAGCGAAGCCGTTGGCGATGTCTCCGTTCGCCCCACTGCAAGACTCAATCCCGCACACCGCGATGACGATTTGCCCTTTCGGCAACTTGGACATTTTGAAGTCCACGCACGACTTGGGCATGGCGGAATGGGAGACGTCTATCGAGGCTATGATCGATCGCTGGATCGCACGGTCGCAATCAAGGTTCTTCCGCCCGAACTGGCCCGGCAACGCGATTTCGTTCGACGTTTCCAAGCCGAAGCAACAGCGGCCGCGCGCCTGATCCATCCCAACATCATCCAAATCTACTTTATCGGCGAAGACCTGGGACACCACTACTTTGCCATGCAGTACGTCGATGGCATGTCGTTGGCCACCTGGCTGAATGACAAGAAGAAGCTTTACGTGAAGACGTCCGTGACACTGGTCGAACAGATTTTGCTCGCGCTCGAGCGAGCCCACTCGCTGGGGTTTGTCCACCGCGACATCAAACCCAGCAATATCTTGATCGATGGGACGGGGCAACGCGCGCTGCTGGCGGACTTCGGTCTTGTAAAACTGATCGATGGTTCGCACAACGACATCACCGCCACAGGAGTCGTCCTGGGAACCGTCGACTATCTTTCACCGGAAGCCGGACGCGGGCACGACATCGACAGTCGATCGGATCTCTATTCATTGGGCGTACTGATGTATCGCATCCTGAGCGGACAACTTCCGTTCCAGGCGTCAAATGCCACCGCGTTGATCTTTAAGCATGTCTACGAGACGCCTCGCTCACTCTCTGACATCGCACCGCATGTCCCAGAAGAACTGACGACGATCGTCACCAGACTCTTACAGAAAAATCCTGCGGAACGATATCAGTCCGCACGAGAAGTGCTGACTGACCTACAGGCATTTCGCGAGCAACGCCCATTGCCCTTCGCCTTCGCCACTCGAATGCGATCCCTGCTGAACGACGATGAACTGTCCGATCTCGACATCCTGTTAGCGGACAACGTCACCAAGATCTCTTCTCTGTTTCCTCTCGTCGAGACGATGAATCCCGCTGCGGGACCGCCCTGGCAGCATTGGTGGCAACAACTGCGAGGCAAATTCCAATCGACGTCACCACAAGCCGTCTCAGAACTGCTGAGTTGGCAAGCACAACTTCGCAGCGCAATGGCCGCTTATGAGACTCGTCGGGACGCTCTTGAAAATCTCGTCACCGACGCAACGACGGCACGGAATGAACTGGCAGCCGTCGTGGACAAAACGCAGGGAATGCCTGAAGAGCCAGCGATCCGTTCCCAACTCGCAGCGCAGGATGAACGAGTCGCCAACATCCAAGCAGCGATTGCGAAGATTCAAGCCCACTATCGGAGACTGGTCAAACTACAACATCCCTTCGACGTCCGGCTCAATGCCGCTAACGCACGATCCAAACCCGGTGGCTGGCTTGGTCGACATCGGTCACCCATTAGCGTCGCAGCACTGGTCGTCGTGGGCATTTCGGCGCTGCTCATCGTGAATCTGTTCAAAGCTCGCCCGCTTCCGAAGACAAGCGGGAATCCATCTCAGTTTCCCGCGATCTACGATACGGTCACACAGAGGCGACTCATCACCGACGAACCGACAACTCCACCTCAGCCACCGCCGCCTTCCGTACCTGAACTCGATCCACCGCTTGAAAGAGGCGATCAGGCCACCATCGCGCAGCAAATCGGTAAGCCGGTCGACTACACAAACAGCATCGGCATGAAACTCAAGCTCATCCCCCCCGGTGAATTCATCATGGGCAGTCAGCCCAGCGACTACTACCGACAACCGGATGAACAACCGTCGCGTCGAGTCCGACTGACCAAAGAGTTTTGGCTGGGCACGTATGAGGTGACAAAACAACAGTTCACGTCGATCATGGGCGAAAATCCCGCCCCAGCGGAACAGAGCGATTTTGCCGCCGACAACATTGCCTGGTTTGATGCCAATAATTTTTGCGAAGCCCTGTCGGCTCGACCCGAAGAAGTGTCTGCGGGAATGAGCTATCGCCTGCCCACAGAGGCCGAGTGGGAATATGCCTGCCGAGCCGGAACAAGTACGATCGTGTTCTGGGACGGTGATTTGCCTGACATCAGTCAGTACGTATGGAACGGACAAATGACAAGAGGAGGATCAAAGCGCCCCAACAAATGGGGCCTGTTCGACATGCAAGGAAACGTCACCGAGTGGTGTTCCGACTGGTATTCCATTGATACTTATGCTGCCGGAAAGACTCTCGATCCGATCGGCCCGCTGCAGGGCACATCCAAAGTCCATCGCGGCTCGACCAGGGACAGCCCACCACGGAACAGCCGATCCGCGGCACGCTCGAAGTACTCGCCGAATGATCGCGATCCAACCTTCGGCTTTCGCGTTGTCGGCACCATGAAAGCCGCCACACGATGA
- a CDS encoding RNA polymerase sigma factor: MAFPDTRFTLIQRVVVTGDAASWERFVATYWRATCRFAMQLGNLQMTDAEDVASKVFETLHRKSLLQSWLSAPNARFKTLLCTVIRNVVWNSVRSRDTTAKRSIQPFEQDVDPSAVVPQKELNLFYDVWAEELLTAAVNSLMADYHREGKGDYFRVLHARICEDLPVKDIAADLGLKTTDVDNYFRHARQRLTERLELLVRKDAASYTELADLDDEFTHEWHRLADILKQQGGLEAAVRKAMK, encoded by the coding sequence ATGGCTTTTCCAGACACTCGATTCACCCTGATTCAGAGAGTCGTTGTCACGGGAGATGCGGCTTCATGGGAACGCTTCGTCGCAACCTACTGGCGCGCCACCTGTCGATTTGCCATGCAACTTGGCAATCTTCAAATGACCGACGCGGAAGACGTCGCATCGAAAGTGTTTGAAACCCTGCATCGCAAATCACTGTTACAAAGCTGGCTCTCAGCTCCCAACGCGCGATTCAAAACGTTGTTATGCACCGTGATTCGCAACGTGGTCTGGAATTCGGTACGAAGCCGCGACACTACCGCCAAGCGATCCATTCAGCCATTCGAACAGGATGTCGATCCAAGTGCGGTCGTTCCTCAAAAAGAACTGAATCTTTTCTATGATGTCTGGGCCGAGGAACTCCTGACTGCAGCCGTGAACTCGCTGATGGCGGACTATCATCGTGAAGGGAAAGGAGACTACTTTCGCGTACTGCATGCCCGCATCTGCGAAGATCTGCCAGTCAAAGACATCGCGGCGGATCTAGGACTGAAGACGACCGACGTCGACAACTACTTTCGCCATGCGCGGCAACGGCTGACCGAACGGCTTGAACTTCTCGTTCGCAAAGATGCCGCATCGTATACCGAACTTGCGGACCTTGATGACGAATTCACGCATGAATGGCACCGGCTGGCAGACATCTTGAAGCAACAAGGGGGCCTTGAAGCCGCCGTCCGCAAGGCCATGAAATAG
- a CDS encoding CinA family protein, translating into MFSPAILQAAAELIRLAVARNIRIAFAESCTGGLITAAMTEVPGASRVVDRGFIVYSFESKEQELGIAKSLFEQFGAVSEPVAIAMAIGALRRAGGHAQLSIAATGVAGPDSSPTKPVGLVHIAVSQSGDDVPVAHEKHEFGPLSRDEVRSKTILAALSLAARCLHA; encoded by the coding sequence ATGTTCTCGCCAGCAATTCTGCAAGCCGCGGCCGAACTGATTCGCCTGGCGGTCGCCCGGAATATTCGCATCGCTTTTGCCGAATCATGCACAGGCGGCCTGATCACCGCGGCGATGACTGAAGTCCCCGGTGCATCGCGGGTGGTCGATCGCGGCTTCATCGTCTATTCCTTCGAATCGAAGGAACAGGAATTGGGCATCGCCAAAAGTCTATTTGAGCAATTCGGTGCGGTCAGCGAACCGGTCGCAATCGCCATGGCGATTGGTGCGTTGCGGCGGGCCGGGGGGCATGCGCAACTCAGTATTGCCGCCACAGGTGTCGCCGGTCCCGACAGCAGCCCCACGAAACCGGTGGGGCTTGTTCACATCGCCGTCTCACAGTCAGGTGATGACGTTCCTGTCGCCCACGAAAAGCACGAATTCGGACCATTGAGTCGAGACGAAGTTCGAAGCAAGACCATTTTGGCCGCACTTAGCCTGGCCGCGCGATGTCTCCACGCGTGA
- a CDS encoding C45 family autoproteolytic acyltransferase/hydolase, giving the protein MNARYPEFHVAGSPREMGQQFGEAARELIREFVSTALERVRLTMRVSQRQVDDTVSESWEFAKNYSPDSCEELQGMALAAGLDVRELMMLQIRNQLQNEPEAGCSSISLNAIGGQGPLLAQNWDNDPGLDPFTVVLTRRPTGKPALINITQAGLIAYIGFNESGIGVCLNTLPAPSRPIGVPHYFTVRGIYESKSLDGAIHAVQRAHRAIPANIMLATPQGAADLEVTMDDVYLLTADSQGRVTHTNHCRHPALAEISAQFPELIQSRPRLDRIDRLLSETPNTVPRLQKILRNHDDLPRSLCRHANDDPGFGHWQTVFSVIIEPTARRMHVARGTPCDKPYEVYELNT; this is encoded by the coding sequence ATGAACGCGCGCTATCCAGAATTCCATGTGGCAGGATCGCCACGCGAAATGGGACAACAATTTGGCGAAGCCGCTCGTGAGTTGATTCGCGAGTTCGTGTCGACGGCACTCGAACGAGTCCGCCTGACAATGCGTGTTTCGCAACGTCAGGTGGACGACACGGTCTCAGAGTCGTGGGAGTTCGCCAAGAATTACAGCCCCGATTCGTGCGAAGAATTGCAAGGAATGGCACTCGCAGCGGGCCTGGATGTTCGCGAACTGATGATGCTGCAGATTCGAAATCAATTGCAAAACGAACCCGAAGCCGGGTGCAGTTCGATATCGCTGAACGCAATCGGTGGCCAAGGCCCTTTATTGGCCCAGAACTGGGATAACGATCCCGGTCTCGATCCATTTACCGTCGTGCTCACACGCCGACCAACCGGAAAGCCGGCGCTGATCAATATCACCCAGGCGGGACTGATTGCCTACATCGGTTTCAACGAGTCCGGCATCGGAGTCTGCTTGAACACTTTGCCCGCTCCCAGCAGGCCCATCGGTGTGCCACACTATTTCACCGTCCGCGGAATCTATGAATCGAAGTCACTGGACGGAGCAATCCACGCCGTCCAGAGGGCCCATCGCGCCATCCCGGCGAACATCATGCTGGCAACGCCCCAAGGTGCGGCCGATCTGGAAGTCACCATGGACGACGTGTACCTGCTAACTGCCGATTCCCAGGGACGCGTCACGCACACCAATCACTGCAGACACCCGGCGCTCGCGGAAATCAGTGCGCAATTTCCCGAACTGATTCAATCACGCCCGCGACTCGATCGGATTGATCGATTGCTGTCGGAAACCCCGAATACCGTGCCGCGGCTGCAGAAAATTCTCAGGAACCATGACGACTTGCCCCGATCACTGTGCCGACATGCAAACGACGACCCAGGGTTTGGACATTGGCAAACAGTCTTCTCAGTCATCATTGAACCGACCGCACGCCGGATGCACGTCGCGCGCGGTACCCCGTGTGACAAACCGTATGAAGTCTATGAATTGAACACCTGA
- a CDS encoding SUMF1/EgtB/PvdO family nonheme iron enzyme — translation MSTDAICQECGALIRVESGHDGPRLTCNVCGAVASNPAHPDALTPDRSGRVSSSKPGRANAAAQWDIESVIGAIMIACLAIVALSLRFVFTSPPSTILRDQIDPYVNSVAARPSAMGPSAGSGASPGQNSMRPVSALASPSHIRTQLESAKSELIKNGQSELFCAQLQSVAADLPELALSPLGDEVKWNPCLLPEYDLSAFRFTSSLDGPGDLFWCFASIYKPRNFGIIPADGSLPPIQEGELLDGERLEGLDVPVQSTILAHQLLGGRIEPKKTYVVYFVPASSAMFPLRIAMRLLPAKNYHDQNVGAERVLRLLGINRVSKPNPTPGSLMLTGHTDEIVGHQWNPAGGLMSIDSDGNLHTWDMSTGRINSRTSIGGPLNQALFTAEGRRVVLLGHPSSSVSVWDLGTNEISSVMPQHQGQPLQGCLSPDETCVYVMYESPANAKQVGFELVKWSLDEKQMLARWQVDGTRGCHLQLSPTGPRVLGSQMDTGGTGQAVSLTWVPDLSGAPEITTLPGAQAVSAVSLQKGAHELLVDFFGVVSLINTKDGVIEYTATLPHKMDAACPLTDDRYVAIVGRSGSVQLHDTKSRQTCMTWVGHDEFVRSVSLSPNGKTLASFGSDGVIRLWDATQRDRLDRDPSPILDSQQHELKLIPAADFEMGSSSSDHETTKFLAHHCYRLMEGPPHRVRISRPFYLASKEVTVGQFRKFVEATGYVTNVEANGIGGQIVEKLRNGFVRKKELTWRSPGYPQTDQHPVVQVTFQDAVAYCQWLSDVEQATYRLPTEAEWEFACGADPRSQCPFVVTEQNQSRCFNIADASIVDAMGEFFSASKWNDGHAFAATVGSYWPNQHGLFDMLGNVWEICADDWSENYNHWVPSDSVVTDPLHRGGGRQLCRGGSFYSCVLDARSGRRDYMELYESEVDVGFRVVREISSL, via the coding sequence ATGTCGACTGATGCGATCTGTCAGGAATGTGGTGCACTGATTCGAGTGGAAAGCGGCCATGACGGCCCGCGTCTCACTTGTAATGTGTGTGGCGCCGTCGCATCGAATCCCGCTCACCCTGACGCGTTGACGCCCGACAGATCCGGTCGGGTGTCTTCCAGCAAGCCGGGCCGAGCGAATGCCGCTGCACAGTGGGACATCGAGAGCGTCATCGGGGCCATCATGATTGCGTGCCTGGCGATCGTGGCATTGTCCTTACGTTTTGTGTTCACGTCTCCGCCTTCAACCATTCTTCGAGACCAGATCGACCCGTATGTGAATTCGGTTGCAGCGCGTCCGTCAGCGATGGGGCCATCCGCGGGGAGCGGGGCGTCTCCGGGTCAAAACTCGATGAGGCCCGTCTCTGCCCTCGCGTCGCCGAGTCACATCCGAACACAACTTGAATCTGCGAAATCGGAATTGATCAAGAATGGCCAGTCCGAGCTTTTCTGCGCGCAGTTGCAAAGCGTCGCGGCGGATCTTCCTGAGCTCGCGTTGAGCCCATTGGGAGATGAGGTGAAATGGAATCCGTGTCTGTTGCCCGAGTACGACCTGAGCGCCTTTCGATTTACTTCGTCGCTGGACGGACCGGGTGATTTGTTCTGGTGTTTTGCCTCGATCTACAAACCCCGCAATTTCGGAATCATCCCTGCAGATGGCTCGCTGCCACCGATTCAGGAAGGAGAACTTCTCGACGGTGAACGTCTGGAAGGACTTGATGTTCCGGTTCAATCCACGATCTTGGCACATCAACTTCTTGGTGGGCGCATTGAACCAAAGAAAACATATGTCGTCTATTTCGTACCTGCGTCATCGGCCATGTTCCCACTGCGAATTGCGATGCGATTGCTGCCGGCCAAAAACTACCACGATCAGAACGTGGGGGCCGAACGTGTCCTGCGTTTGCTCGGGATCAATCGTGTGTCGAAGCCGAATCCGACGCCTGGAAGTCTGATGCTGACGGGGCACACGGATGAGATCGTGGGGCATCAGTGGAATCCTGCAGGGGGCCTGATGTCGATCGATTCAGACGGAAACCTTCACACGTGGGATATGAGTACCGGACGGATCAATTCCAGAACCAGTATTGGCGGGCCGCTGAATCAGGCGTTGTTCACCGCAGAGGGGCGTCGTGTCGTGCTGCTGGGGCATCCCTCCTCGTCTGTTTCGGTCTGGGACTTGGGTACGAATGAAATCTCAAGTGTGATGCCTCAGCACCAAGGTCAACCCCTGCAGGGTTGTCTTTCGCCCGATGAAACCTGTGTCTATGTCATGTACGAATCCCCTGCGAATGCGAAGCAGGTGGGTTTCGAGCTGGTCAAATGGTCGCTCGATGAAAAGCAGATGTTGGCTCGATGGCAAGTGGATGGAACGCGAGGTTGTCATCTTCAATTGTCGCCCACCGGCCCCCGCGTGCTCGGCTCGCAGATGGACACTGGGGGGACTGGCCAGGCGGTCAGTCTGACCTGGGTGCCAGATTTGTCGGGCGCACCCGAGATCACGACATTGCCGGGTGCGCAGGCCGTCAGTGCCGTCTCCCTTCAGAAGGGAGCACACGAACTGCTCGTCGATTTCTTCGGCGTTGTGTCGTTGATCAATACCAAAGATGGAGTCATCGAGTACACCGCAACGCTGCCTCACAAAATGGATGCGGCATGCCCGTTGACCGACGATCGTTATGTGGCGATCGTCGGTCGCAGTGGTTCGGTTCAACTGCATGATACGAAATCGCGTCAGACCTGCATGACATGGGTTGGGCATGACGAGTTCGTTCGAAGCGTCAGTCTTTCGCCCAACGGAAAAACGCTGGCCTCGTTCGGTTCCGATGGTGTGATCCGGTTGTGGGATGCCACGCAACGTGACCGCCTCGATCGTGATCCCAGCCCGATCCTTGATTCGCAGCAGCACGAGCTGAAGTTGATTCCCGCCGCGGATTTCGAAATGGGAAGCAGCAGCAGTGATCACGAGACCACAAAGTTTCTGGCGCATCATTGTTACCGGTTGATGGAAGGTCCGCCGCATCGGGTCCGTATCTCTCGTCCCTTCTACCTTGCCTCGAAAGAGGTCACCGTCGGGCAGTTTCGAAAGTTCGTGGAAGCGACAGGTTATGTGACGAATGTGGAAGCGAATGGCATTGGGGGCCAAATCGTCGAGAAATTGAGAAACGGATTTGTTCGAAAGAAAGAGCTGACCTGGCGATCGCCGGGATATCCTCAAACCGACCAACATCCCGTCGTGCAAGTCACATTTCAGGACGCAGTGGCGTATTGCCAATGGCTGTCTGACGTCGAACAGGCAACATATCGATTGCCAACGGAAGCCGAATGGGAATTTGCCTGCGGGGCCGATCCGCGTTCCCAGTGCCCGTTCGTTGTCACCGAACAGAATCAATCGCGCTGCTTCAACATTGCAGACGCTTCGATCGTTGATGCCATGGGCGAGTTTTTCTCCGCGTCCAAATGGAATGACGGACATGCGTTCGCGGCGACCGTTGGCAGTTATTGGCCGAATCAGCATGGCTTATTCGACATGCTCGGAAACGTTTGGGAAATTTGCGCTGACGACTGGTCGGAAAATTACAATCACTGGGTGCCGTCGGACTCGGTTGTCACAGACCCCTTACATCGCGGGGGGGGAAGACAGCTTTGTCGCGGTGGCAGCTTTTATTCCTGTGTTCTGGACGCACGCTCCGGCCGTCGTGATTACATGGAGCTGTATGAGTCGGAAGTCGATGTCGGCTTCCGCGTCGTGCGAGAAATCTCGTCTCTCTGA
- a CDS encoding DUF2252 domain-containing protein — translation MGKEKKSAGSETESLFETSSSLGTFFTHDEFRQMGKARRDSCPRESHAVWQPSDQRPDPLKLLTESSEGRVPHLIPIRYGRMLQSPFTFFRGAAMSMAADLSTTPTSGMRVQACGDCHLCNFGAFATPERRVIFDINDLDETLPAPWEWDVKRLAASFVLASRDNGHREDDARDAVLSCVRSYRERMAEYSEMRTMDIWYASIDVEKLIPKIQDKEAQKRVQARLTKARERSVLEHDFPELVTTAGMTPQIKDNPPLIYHQRELGRDEFAETVQNSFAAYRETLPEHRRVLLDRFKLMDLAAKVVGVGSVGTICGVLLMMASDDDPLFLQLKQARPSVLEPYAGRSAYANHGERIVVGHQLMQSASDLFLGWTEGRLGRQFYFRQLKDMKIKPIVEVFTASAMRQYGELCGWVLAHAHARSGEPIKISGYLGKGDKFDKAIAEFAVAYADQTERDHAVLIKAVRAGEIEVFVEDV, via the coding sequence ATGGGGAAAGAAAAGAAATCCGCAGGATCGGAGACAGAATCGTTGTTCGAGACCAGTTCGTCGCTGGGGACATTTTTCACGCACGACGAATTCCGCCAGATGGGGAAAGCTCGACGCGACAGTTGTCCCCGGGAATCTCACGCGGTGTGGCAGCCATCGGACCAGCGTCCCGATCCACTCAAATTGCTGACAGAATCGAGCGAGGGGCGGGTTCCACACCTGATTCCGATTCGATATGGCCGGATGCTGCAGTCGCCTTTTACGTTTTTTCGAGGCGCTGCCATGAGCATGGCCGCAGACCTCTCGACAACGCCAACAAGCGGGATGCGGGTGCAGGCGTGTGGCGATTGTCACCTTTGCAACTTCGGTGCCTTTGCCACGCCCGAACGGCGCGTGATCTTCGATATCAATGATCTCGACGAGACATTGCCCGCCCCGTGGGAATGGGATGTCAAACGGTTGGCTGCCAGCTTCGTACTCGCCAGTCGCGACAACGGGCATCGCGAAGACGATGCAAGAGACGCTGTCCTCTCATGTGTTCGTTCGTATCGCGAACGGATGGCCGAATACAGCGAGATGCGGACGATGGATATCTGGTATGCCAGCATCGACGTCGAAAAGTTGATTCCAAAGATTCAGGATAAGGAGGCGCAAAAACGAGTTCAGGCACGCCTGACCAAAGCACGTGAGCGAAGTGTGCTGGAGCACGATTTTCCGGAACTTGTGACGACTGCGGGGATGACACCGCAAATCAAGGACAATCCCCCATTGATTTATCATCAACGTGAACTTGGACGGGACGAGTTTGCTGAAACTGTTCAGAACTCATTCGCAGCGTATCGCGAGACGCTGCCAGAGCATCGACGTGTATTGCTGGATCGCTTCAAGTTGATGGATCTGGCCGCCAAAGTGGTGGGTGTCGGCAGCGTTGGAACGATCTGTGGGGTCCTACTGATGATGGCCAGCGATGACGATCCGTTGTTTCTGCAGCTCAAACAAGCCCGCCCGTCGGTGCTTGAGCCGTACGCCGGGCGAAGTGCCTACGCCAACCATGGCGAACGGATCGTGGTTGGACATCAATTGATGCAATCGGCCAGCGATTTGTTTCTGGGATGGACCGAAGGCCGTCTCGGTCGTCAGTTCTACTTTCGGCAACTGAAGGACATGAAGATCAAGCCCATCGTCGAAGTCTTTACAGCAAGTGCGATGCGGCAGTATGGCGAACTGTGTGGTTGGGTTCTGGCGCATGCCCACGCACGTTCGGGCGAGCCGATCAAGATCAGCGGCTACTTGGGGAAGGGGGATAAGTTCGACAAAGCCATTGCGGAATTCGCCGTGGCCTACGCCGACCAGACGGAACGCGATCATGCCGTTCTGATCAAGGCGGTCCGCGCAGGAGAAATTGAAGTCTTCGTGGAAGACGTCTGA